CGGTGCCGCCGTAGCGGGCCGGCGCCCACCACTGACCCTCGGGCGACACGGGGTACTCGCGGATCGCCCGGTCGAGCAGGGCGGTCAGCGACTCGTGCAGCAGGGCCGTCTCGGCGACCGGGTCCTCGCCCGTCACCGGGATCGGCTCACCGACGTGGAGCGCGATCGTCTTGCCGCGGCCCCACAGGTCGGCCTCGTGGTCCTTCGTCTTGAGCAGCTGAGTGCCCCACACGACCATCGGGATGAGCGGCACACCGCCCTCCGCGGCGGCGCGAACCGCTCCGGTCTTGATCTCCTTGACCTCCATCGACCGGCTGATCGTGGCCTCGGGGAAGATGCCGACGATCTCGCCGCGCCGGGCGTACTCGGCGGCCTCGTGCAGCGACGCCTCGCCCTGGGCCCGGTCGACCGGGATGTGGTGCATCGAGCGCATGAGCGGTCCGGAGACCTTGTGCTCGAACGCCTCCTTCTTGGCCATGAAGCGCACGAGCCGCCCCGCGGGCTGGGCGGCCAGACCGTTGAAGATGAAGTCGACGTAGCTGACGTGGTTGGAGGCCAGGATGGCGCCGCCCTCACGCGGGACGTGCTCGGTGCCGGACGTCTGGAAGCTGATGCCCAGGACCCGAAAGAGCGTCTTGGCCGTGCCGATGATGGGCGGGTACGTCACGTCGCGCATGCGTGAACCCTAGTGCACGCGCGTTCACCGATGCGGCTCCTCGTCACTCCTCCTCGACGACGTGGACCGCGGCCTCCTCGGCACTCGCACCGGCGCCGTCGATGCCGACGTCGTCACCGACGAGCTCGGACACGTGGTCGACGCCGTTGCCGCCCTCGGGATCGACGAGGCGGCCCGAGCGACGACCTCCGACCTCGCCGTCGTCGAGGTCCTCCTCGCTCCACTCGGAGTCGGGGTCGAGGTCAGGCTCCTCCTGCGAGAGGCGCTGCTCGAACGACTCGCCCTGGATCTGCTCGTCGACCGTCGTGCCGAATCCCTCGCCGGCCGACCAGCGCTCGGGGGCGGTCAGCCCCTCGTCGAGCGGGTCATGGGTCTCGCGACCGAGCAGCGTGTCCTGGTCCTGGTCCTGGCTCAGGTACTGGGAAGGGGCCGGGGGCTGGTTGCGCGGATCAGTCATGCCTCCACCTTGCCACGCACCTGGAGCACGCGCCGTTCGTGCCGGCTCAGTCCGCGCCGGGCTCGCGAGCGGGGTTGGACTGGCTCACCGAGCGCCTCAGCAGGACCGCCACGACCACCACGACGAGCAGCACGAACAGCCACGCGAGACGCTCGGATCCGCCCGTGAAGACAGCGAGGAACGCACTCATCCCGATCGTCGACCAGATGGTCGCCCAGATCACCGCGCCGGGCACCAGACCGGTCAGGTAGCGCGGGAACGACATGCGCGCGAGGCCCGCTCCGAGGTTCACGGCGGTCTGCGCGCCGACCGTGAAGAAGCTCACGGTGACGGCCGGAGGACCCCACCGCTCGACCTGGCGCATGGCGGCCAGGACGCGGGGTCCGGGCTCACGCTCGCGCAGCATCCCGGCGGCGATCGCGCGCCCGATCCCGTAGGTGGCGCCGGCGCGCAGCAGCACGATGACGAAGAACGTCAGCCACGCCCAGAACCACGGCCACGCGCGGATGGAGTCGAGCACCTCGCTCACGGCGTCACCGCCGAGGAGAAACGACGATCCGACGGCGACGCCGTGAGGCGTCCCTCGTTCGCTCGCTGGCGCTCGCTCACATGAGACTCCGCTCCATGAGCACGGCGTCCGCACCCGAGCGGTAGTAGCCGCGTCGGCGGCCGGTCTCGTGGTACCCGGCGCGCCGGTAGAGCGCGAGCGCGGCCTCGTTGTCGTTGGCGACCTCGAGCAGGAGCCGCTCGGCGCCGCGCGCGCGGGCGGCGTCCTGCACGGCCTCGAGCAGCTGCGAGCCCACGCCCTGCCGTCGCGATCCCAGGCCCACGGCGATGCGCATGAGCTCGGCGTCGGGGGCGAACATCCGGATCGAGGCGTAGCCGCGGACGCCGAACTCGTCGACGAGCGCCAGGACGATCCGGTCGCCCACCAGCTCGTCGCGGACCTGGGCGGACGACCACGCGTCGCGGCCGAAGCTCGCGTTCTCGATCGACTCCAGCGTGTCGAGGTCACGCAGGCCCGCGGACCGGATCATGCCAGCTTGGGCGCGACCTGAGGCATCGCGTCGGGTCGGCGCAGGTACAGCGGCTCGAGAGGGAGCTCGGCGGCCATCCCGCCGGCGACGAGGCCGGCCAGGGCCGCGGCCGACGGGTCGAGCGGCGCACCCTCGACCGCCGCGAGCCGGTCGGCGTACAGCACTCCCCCGCGGCCCACCACGGGCAGCCCGAGCGCGGCGACGGTGTCGGGGTAGTCGACGTCGGGTCCGGTGATGCGCACGCCGTCGGCGCGGAAGCGGCCCCAGTAGACCTCCTTGCGTCGAGCGTCCGTGGCCACGACGAAGTCGGTGTCGAAGCGGCCCGCGACCTCGGCGGCGAGGATGTCCAGCGAGCACACGCCGTGCGTGGCCAGGCCGAGGGTCTGACCCAGCGAGAGCGCGGTGACGACCCCGACACGCAGCCCGGTGAAGGGCCCGGGACCGACGCCGACCGCGACGTCAGTGAGGTCGGCGGGAGCCGCCCCGGCTCGCTCCAGCACCGTGCGGATCGCGGGCGCCAGCAGCTCGCCGTGGGCCATGGCGCCCTCCCCCGTGGCCTCGGCGACGACGGACGAGCCGTCATGGAGGGCGACGGAGATCGCCGGGGCGGCGGTGTCGAACGCGAGCAGAAGCACGGGGCCAGCCTAGTTGCGGGACGTCGCTGGGTCCGAACGCGCTCGGCGCGCCGGTCTCAGCCGAGCAGGGCGCTGCGCAGCGGGACCTCGAGCCAGCGGCGGCCGTGGGGGCGGATCGAGACCACGCGCATCTCGTCCGACGGGATGCCGCAGGCCGTGCCGAGCGGGTCCCCGGGACTGGCCGCGCGGGTCTCGATCGAGATCGACAGCCAGCTGTCGGACAGCTGCTCGGCCATCCCCTCGCCCCACTCCACGACCGTCACGGACTCGTCCGTGGTGGCGTCGAGGTCGATGTCGTCGATCTCGGCGGCGTCGCCGAGGCGGTAGGCGTCGACGTGCACGAGCGGCGGGCCGCCCACCTCGCTCGGGTGGGTGCGCGCGATGACGAAGGTCGGGGACGTCACGGGCCCGCGGACGCCGAGGGCCTCGCCGAGACCCTGCGTGAACGTGGTCTTGCCGGCACCGAGGCCGCCGGTCAGCACGAGCAGGTCACCGGCCCCCAGCAGCCCGGCGACGCGCGCCGCGAGGTCGCGCATGGCGTCGGCGTCGGGCACCTCGCGCGCCAGCCACAGGGTCTTGCCCATCTCGATCGTGGGCCCGTCCTGGCGCACCGGCAGGTACAGCCGGTGGTTCCAGAACCGGTAGTTGGCGGGCAGCTCCTCGCGCACGGTGAGCCAGATGCCGTCCATCCCCTGCTCCTCGGCCACGTCCTCGGCGACACCGACCATGACGGACGCGACCCCGCGGTCGCGCCCCAGGGGGTCGACGCTGACGCGCTTCAGGCCGAGCATCCCCGGGCGGGAGCGGTCGAACAGGATCGCGCCCATCGGGTGGCCACGCCGGGTGGCCAGCAGGCCGCCGTCGCGCTCGAGCGAGGCGGCCACCGTCTCGACCGTCTCGTCGCCGGCCGTGGCGGGCGGATCGAGGGGCGGGCGCGCCGCGAAGGCACGGTGGATGACCCCGACGACCTCGGCGGCGCGGTCGGGGCCGACCAGCGTGACGTCGAGCTCGTTCCTCATGCCGCCACCTCCATGGCGCGTTCACTCATGCGATGTCCTTGAGGACGCGCTCGATCGCCTCCGTCACCTGCTCGTGCTCCTCCAGCATCACCATGTGGCCTGCGTCGTTGACCGGCACGAGCTCGGCTCCGGCGATGTGGCGCGCGAGCCAGCGGCTGTGGCTGAACGGCGTCATCACGTCCTTCGTCCCGCACACCACCGAGGTGCGGCAGCGCGAGATCGCGTCCAGTCCGGCCCCGAGGTCGAGCTCGACGAAGTTGTCGTAGAAGTTCAGCACCACCGTGGTGGGGGCGCGCAGGATCATCTCGTCGGCCATGTCGACGACCGACGGCTCGGCGTGAGGCCCGAAAGCCCAGCGGCGGATGATCGAGTAGCTGTTGAACTCGCGGCCCCAGTCCAGCAGCGGGGTGGCGGCCTTCACCAACGGCACGACG
This genomic interval from Aeromicrobium choanae contains the following:
- a CDS encoding lysophospholipid acyltransferase family protein: MRDVTYPPIIGTAKTLFRVLGISFQTSGTEHVPREGGAILASNHVSYVDFIFNGLAAQPAGRLVRFMAKKEAFEHKVSGPLMRSMHHIPVDRAQGEASLHEAAEYARRGEIVGIFPEATISRSMEVKEIKTGAVRAAAEGGVPLIPMVVWGTQLLKTKDHEADLWGRGKTIALHVGEPIPVTGEDPVAETALLHESLTALLDRAIREYPVSPEGQWWAPARYGGTAPTPDEARRLDLEERAARDAKRAARD
- a CDS encoding DUF5709 domain-containing protein, with the translated sequence MTDPRNQPPAPSQYLSQDQDQDTLLGRETHDPLDEGLTAPERWSAGEGFGTTVDEQIQGESFEQRLSQEEPDLDPDSEWSEEDLDDGEVGGRRSGRLVDPEGGNGVDHVSELVGDDVGIDGAGASAEEAAVHVVEEE
- a CDS encoding DedA family protein translates to MSEVLDSIRAWPWFWAWLTFFVIVLLRAGATYGIGRAIAAGMLREREPGPRVLAAMRQVERWGPPAVTVSFFTVGAQTAVNLGAGLARMSFPRYLTGLVPGAVIWATIWSTIGMSAFLAVFTGGSERLAWLFVLLVVVVVAVLLRRSVSQSNPAREPGAD
- the rimI gene encoding ribosomal protein S18-alanine N-acetyltransferase — encoded protein: MIRSAGLRDLDTLESIENASFGRDAWSSAQVRDELVGDRIVLALVDEFGVRGYASIRMFAPDAELMRIAVGLGSRRQGVGSQLLEAVQDAARARGAERLLLEVANDNEAALALYRRAGYHETGRRRGYYRSGADAVLMERSLM
- the tsaB gene encoding tRNA (adenosine(37)-N6)-threonylcarbamoyltransferase complex dimerization subunit type 1 TsaB, with the translated sequence MLLLAFDTAAPAISVALHDGSSVVAEATGEGAMAHGELLAPAIRTVLERAGAAPADLTDVAVGVGPGPFTGLRVGVVTALSLGQTLGLATHGVCSLDILAAEVAGRFDTDFVVATDARRKEVYWGRFRADGVRITGPDVDYPDTVAALGLPVVGRGGVLYADRLAAVEGAPLDPSAAALAGLVAGGMAAELPLEPLYLRRPDAMPQVAPKLA
- the tsaE gene encoding tRNA (adenosine(37)-N6)-threonylcarbamoyltransferase complex ATPase subunit type 1 TsaE; amino-acid sequence: MRNELDVTLVGPDRAAEVVGVIHRAFAARPPLDPPATAGDETVETVAASLERDGGLLATRRGHPMGAILFDRSRPGMLGLKRVSVDPLGRDRGVASVMVGVAEDVAEEQGMDGIWLTVREELPANYRFWNHRLYLPVRQDGPTIEMGKTLWLAREVPDADAMRDLAARVAGLLGAGDLLVLTGGLGAGKTTFTQGLGEALGVRGPVTSPTFVIARTHPSEVGGPPLVHVDAYRLGDAAEIDDIDLDATTDESVTVVEWGEGMAEQLSDSWLSISIETRAASPGDPLGTACGIPSDEMRVVSIRPHGRRWLEVPLRSALLG